From the genome of Sphingobacterium sp. UGAL515B_05:
CAGCTTTTCAAAAAAGTAAGGAACTGGCAGCCGATCCTTCCCTATCACAATTCATCGATCGAAAGATCGCGGAATTGAGCAAGTAATTAATTTATTATTTTATAATCATTAAAAAATTTAGCTATGCCAAGCGGAAAAAAAAGAAAAAGACACAAGATGGCTACTCACAAACGTAAAAAACGTTTAAGAAAAAATAGACACAAGAAAAAATAGTCTTGTGATAAGCTTTTAAACATCTTGGCCCATTTTGCTGAGATAGCTTTACGAAACGATCTACATGTCTGTGAAGGGGATGTAGATTGTTTTTTTCGTAACAACGTTCTTTAAATGTTTAATCGGATACCCAAGATTGCGATAGGATATTGCATAGGTATCAAAAATGAGTAGCTTTTGGTAAAGGAATTAATTATCGATTCAACTCCTGATAAAGGGGTAACTATTGCTTTACTACAAGATAAGCAGCTTGTTGAACTTAACCGCGAGCCCGCAAATAATAACTTCGCCGTTGGGGATATCTATCTCGGACGTATTAAGCGAATTATGCCGGGGCTTAATGCAGCTTTCGTAGATGTAGGCTACGAAAAGGATGCTTTTCTACATTATTTAGATCTGGGTCCTCAAGTTCAATCTTTGCTAAAGCTTACGCGTATAGTGAAGAATGGCAGTTATCAAGAGAAACTGCTCAATAGTTTAAAACTTGAAAAGGATATCGATAAAGCTGGTAAGATCTCTGATGTCTTAAGCAAAAATATGCTCGTGCCAGTACAAATCGCCAAAGAACCCATTTCAACAAAAGGACCGCGTCTGAGCTCAGACCTTTCGATAGCGGGTCGTTTTGTCGTTTTGGTACCTTTCTCAAGTACTGTTTCCATTTCCAAGCGTATCAAAGGTAGTAATGAACGCAATCGCCTAAAAAAGATTGTCGAAGGAATTAAGCCAGCTAATTTTGGCGTTATCATTCGCACAGTTTCCGAGGGTAAGGGTGTTGAAGAACTACAACGTGACTTATTGGACCTGATCTCAAAATGGGAGCTATTTACCAAACGTCTTCGTAATGCTGAACCGCCTCAAAAGGTTCTTGGCGAAATGGATCGTGCATCCACTATTCTACGAGATATTTTGACAGACGAGTTTTCGCATATTTATGTTAATGATCCTTCGATCTTCGAAGAAACAAAATCATATATACACGATATATCTCCAGACTTGGAGAAAATTGTCAAACTTTATAAACATAAAGAGCCAATTTTTGATCATTTTGGAGTTGAAAAGCAAATCAAGGCAGCTTTTGGCAAAACTGTAACATTGCCGGGCGGTGCGTACCTCGTTATAGAGCATACCGAAGCCTTGCATGTCATTGATGTCAACAGTGGTAACCGTTCTGCTAATAAGGAGAATCAGGAAGACAATGCATTGCTGGTCAATATGGAAGCAGCAAAAGAAATTGCGCGTCAGCTGCGTTTGCGTGATATGGGCGGAATTGTAGTCATCGATTTTATCGATATGCATAAACCCAATCATCGAAAAGAGTTGTATACATTCTTAAAAGAATGTATGGTAGCGGATAGAGCGAGACATACAATTTTGCCTCCAAGTAAATTTGGATTGGTTCAAATTACACGTCAGCGCGTTAGACCTGAAATGAATATCGTCACAAACGAAAAATGTCCGGCTTGTGATGGTACAGGTGAAATCCGATCAAGTATTGTCCTCATGGATGATATTGAAAATAATTTGAGCTTTATTCTTCAAGAACAGA
Proteins encoded in this window:
- a CDS encoding Rne/Rng family ribonuclease encodes the protein MVKELIIDSTPDKGVTIALLQDKQLVELNREPANNNFAVGDIYLGRIKRIMPGLNAAFVDVGYEKDAFLHYLDLGPQVQSLLKLTRIVKNGSYQEKLLNSLKLEKDIDKAGKISDVLSKNMLVPVQIAKEPISTKGPRLSSDLSIAGRFVVLVPFSSTVSISKRIKGSNERNRLKKIVEGIKPANFGVIIRTVSEGKGVEELQRDLLDLISKWELFTKRLRNAEPPQKVLGEMDRASTILRDILTDEFSHIYVNDPSIFEETKSYIHDISPDLEKIVKLYKHKEPIFDHFGVEKQIKAAFGKTVTLPGGAYLVIEHTEALHVIDVNSGNRSANKENQEDNALLVNMEAAKEIARQLRLRDMGGIVVIDFIDMHKPNHRKELYTFLKECMVADRARHTILPPSKFGLVQITRQRVRPEMNIVTNEKCPACDGTGEIRSSIVLMDDIENNLSFILQEQNENKVTLCVHPYIDAYIKSGLISKRMKWFMKYGKWIKVNPMTSYYLTEFHFFNAKDEEIKL